Within the Borrelia miyamotoi genome, the region AGGGACTATCAATATCTAATTTAGCATCTGCTACAGGCGCCATATTTAAATTAATACCAAGGCGTCTAAGTTGCTTTCCAAGAATTTCGCCAATCTTATACGCAAGATGAACATCTCCAGTTTTACCAACAGACTCCATAGAAGGAAAATTATAAACTCCTAATTTCTTATTCTCGCTAACTCTAGTAACTACACCCCCTTCTTCATCAACAGCAATAAAAATATCAGATCCAAGATATTTCCTTAATCCTTCAATCAAATCTTTGGTTTGCTGAGAATCCTTAAAATTTTCTCTAAATAAAATAATCCCCACTGGATTTATCTTTTTTATTTTATCAAGCTCATCTATACTAAGTGTTTGTACAGCAATTGGATTAGCAACATTCCTAATGCCAATAAACAAACAACGTCCCTTTAAAATCTTCTTAAAGTCAACTATTCCCAAAAATTCATCAATATCTATAAGGTCAGATTTATCATTTTCAAAATAATCGTATTCTATTTCAGGAATAGACCTTAGTAAGGTTATACTAGAAAATAAAAGTCCCAATAACATAAATCTAAACATCCCTCCCATTTATCTTTCCCAAACACAAAATTATATTAATTTTTTTTATTATAAAGAAAATTATTGAAATACCTAAAAATAGCAAAAAAATATTATGTGAAAATCTGTCATGCATAGAATTACTAGTAACAAGCATATTAACAAATAATTTTGTACTCAAAAACATATCCCTCCATTAACCTCACAAATCAATGAATTATCGACCATCTTAAAACTTCCCAGATTATAACTGAATTATACTTGATCATATCTTTATCCTGTTCAATAATTCTTATAGGCATATATTCGACATTATTCACCAAATACTCTAAATTAAAAAGATCAATAAAACAATTAAACAAAATCTTATCTTCACTAAATCAGCCTTTATTACCAACACATACAAATATTTTCCCAGAATTCAATAATAATAATAATAATATAAACAATATCTCTTAATACCTTAAAAATTTGACCATAACCATCGATCAAAGCTAAAATAGGCTCCCCCCCTTTTTTCTCTTCTTATTGATATTTAAATACTCCTTACATTGACCATTACTAGGTTCTCATAACAATAAACCAAAAACAACTTGAATAGCCGTAAAAATATCTTCCTTATGCAAACCATAATAATTTAAGATTTCAATCAAATGATTTTCAAAAAGATTATCTAAAATAGAAATCAATGCATAAACCTTAAAACTCGTCATATGAAAATCTGAAAGCTTCACACTCTTACCCATAAACCCATAAAGATCAAAATATCTCTTAGAAAGCATTAAAACTATCGGATTTAATTCTAAAAATGAAAATCCATAACTACTCATTTCTATTAACATACGCTGGAATTAAACCTTTATATAAATAACCAAAATTTTTTAGCTTCAAGTATTTTACTTGCATATAAAAGATTTAATTATTTATTAACATCACTATTTTCCAGTATATCAAATAAATTAGTTACACCCCCCCCCCTCAAGACAAAATACCAAATGAAAGATAAGGATAAAGAGCTAAATCCGTAAACTGTCCAGCTCATCATCAGCAAAACATAAAAATTATCTTCTGATAAAAATAAAAATATTAAAATTTTAAGCTTATGCATACTAAACACATTAAGCATTTTTTTAGAAAAGATTTTAGATACTACTTCATACATAAAAAAAGAACCTCATCCTACACAAAGAAAATAATAATTAATACAGTATAATTAATTATAATACTACAATAAAGGCAAACATTAAATATATTAAATTGTAAAAAAATACAATCATAAAAATTGATTTAGTTATTGATATAATCTTATTTATTCATAGAATCTTAAATCACCTTATCAATAATTATTGAGCTTACTTATTCATATATAATTCTAATACAGTAAATAATCCACCAGGCTATTTGCATGTATCCATTCAATATGATACCAATGAAATTTAAAATTACATAAAATGTCATGGAAGTTAAAGAACTTAAATAGTATTAAAATTCTTCATAAGTAATTTATTAAAATTATTTAAAATGATGCTTAATACTTCAGTTAATATTAATAAAGATACATTAGAAACACATATTTACAGAAGCTAATGAAATTTTTCATTTTAAGGTAAGTCTTCCTCCTCTAAATTGTTCCTCATCATCACAAGGGAGGTCCTTATCCTTTACTAGTGATATTCATCATTTCTCAGCCTCACCCTTTATTATAAATTTAGCAATCATTTATTGATGCAAATCTTCTCTACCTTCTCTATCTGTACACCTTAAACCTTCTTTATTGTCTTCACATACGATAAAACCAGTTGATTCACTCTTCCTTCATTCACTAATAGCCACGCATGTTGACAAGGAGGAGTTGGGGATTGGTATTTTTTTGCCCCCGTATTGTTGATACTATCAAACACATTATTTAACACCTTTGTAAGACATTTTAGGAAATTACATACTTTTTCATATGTTATCCCATTGCATCATAATTACATATATAAACTTTATTATAACATAAACTAATTGAATATTGTAATTAGTACATTTAAATACTCAAAATTTAAATTGTAATGCTTGTTATCACCAAATAATCCAAATTTAAGTTCTTAAATCTACAAGCAAATAATAAGTAATATAGTATAATTACTACTACAAAATAAAGGCAGATATTAAACATATACTAATGAAGAGGAAAATATGCTAAAACACTATACACTAAACATAACAAATCTAAGGAAAGCTATTAATGAAATGATACTTTCTCCTTCAGGATTTAGAAAAATATTTGCAAAATCAAAAGATGAAAATTCAACTGATTTTGAAATAAATGATGATGATAAAATATTAGTTGCTCTGATAACCTTTACAATATCAAATTATTTTAAAGATCAACCAAAAAAATACATCAATATAGGACTAGATTCAAGAGCAACCGGAAATATAATTTTAGAAATAATAATTAAAACTCTAATCTTTAACAAAGATAGTGTAAATTTCTTTGGAATACTTCCGATACCAGAAATCTTAGCATATACAAAAAAAAGTCAAAATTCAAAAGGATTTATATACATCTCAGCTAGTCATAACCCCAAGGGATACAACGGAATTAAAACCGGCTTAGACGATGGAGGAGTGTTAAATTCAAATAAAATAAAGACAATAATCAATCAAATTAAATCTAACATTGAAAATAAAAATTTAATAAAAAACCTAATAAAAAATTTACAAAATTTCAATTCAAATTATATGAATTTAAAAAAATATGAAACAATTATCACATCACAGACTAAAAATAAAATACAATCTTACAATGCATATAAATCACTAATGCAACATATAATATATTCAGATAAACATAATAAAAAAAATATAGACATATTAAAAGAAAATATCAAAAAAGAGCCTATAGGGATAATAGGAGAAATGAATGGTAGCTCTAGAATTAACTCAATTGATAAAGACATGATTGAATCTTTGGGAATAAAGTTAGAACTTCATAATACTGAAATTGGTATCTTTAAGCATGGAATGACTCCTGAAGGTGAATCTTTAAATATGTGCAAAGAAATATTAGAACAAAAATTTAAAAATGACAATTCATTTCAATTAGGATATGTTCCTGACTGTGACGGAGACAGGGGAAATTTAGTTGTAATTCAAAAAAATGGACTAGCAAACATTATTGAATCACAAAAAATATTTGCACTCTCAGTACTTGCAGAGCTTAGCTACCAGTACTATACTGGCATTAAACATAATTTGGCAATTGTAGTTAATGATGCAACATCACTAAACATAGAAAAAATAGCAAATCTATTTAATACAGAAGTTTATAGAGTTGAAGTAGGAGAGGCCAATTTGACAGAAATGGCTGACCTATTACGAAATAAAGGATTAATAGTAAAAATCCTTGGAGAAGGATCAAATGGAGGAAACATTACATACCCCTCAAAAGTAAGAGACCCTCTAACAACCGTTTTTAGCATAATAAAATTACTTAAAATAAAACAACTCTACAAAATATGGTGTACACTGTCCCATAATGAATACAATGAACACTATACTCTTGATGATATATTAAACACAATCAATTTTTATAGCAATGTAGAAGTATCATCAGAAAAAGCCATGCTCAAAATAAATGTAAAAAATCAAGAAATACTAAAAACTAACTACGAAAAATTATTAGAAAAAGAGCTTAAATATAACAATATATTTTTACAACAATTATCAATACATAATTATGACATTATCAACTATGACGGTATCAAACAAAACAAAATTAGAACTGGAGATTCTTCAGGAGGTCTTAAAGTCTTACTTAAAAATAAGAAAAATGATACAATCGCAAGTTTATGGATGCGGGGATCAAAAACAGAACCAATATTTAGAGTACTAAGCGAAGTCATATCTGAACACAAAGACTTACTTCCTTTACTCTTAGATTTTAATAAATACTTAATACAAACTGCTAACTCTTTAATTGAATCTTGAAACTCTATGTAGTTATTTGTAGTACAATACAAATAACCACATATTGAAATTATTTCTTAAAACCCTTCTCTACATTCCTCCTTATTCCATACCAAGTCTTCGATATGCCCATCAAATTTTTAGCTTCTTTTATAACTTCTACTGCAATTTTTCTAGTTTTATTTGTACCTTCAAATATTATCTCATCAATATATCCCTTTTTAGCTTTAAAAAACTCTCTTCTCTCTCTAATTGGTATTAAAAATTGATTTAAAACTTCAAAAAGCCTCTTTTTAACTTCAACATCTCCAATTGTACCCTTTTTATATCTGGTCTTAAGTTCACAAAGCTCATCAATAT harbors:
- a CDS encoding glycoside hydrolase family 3 N-terminal domain-containing protein encodes the protein MLLGLLFSSITLLRSIPEIEYDYFENDKSDLIDIDEFLGIVDFKKILKGRCLFIGIRNVANPIAVQTLSIDELDKIKKINPVGIILFRENFKDSQQTKDLIEGLRKYLGSDIFIAVDEEGGVVTRVSENKKLGVYNFPSMESVGKTGDVHLAYKIGEILGKQLRRLGINLNMAPVADAKLDIDSPLGSRTFGPSFYNIGLMVEAFIDGIQKEGVFSVVKHFPGLGGTKVDTHKDLALLPYSKNFLMLNNFVPFLFAKKAKFIMLGHVLVPKISANVSSMSKDIVDIIRY
- a CDS encoding phosphoglucomutase, which gives rise to MLKHYTLNITNLRKAINEMILSPSGFRKIFAKSKDENSTDFEINDDDKILVALITFTISNYFKDQPKKYINIGLDSRATGNIILEIIIKTLIFNKDSVNFFGILPIPEILAYTKKSQNSKGFIYISASHNPKGYNGIKTGLDDGGVLNSNKIKTIINQIKSNIENKNLIKNLIKNLQNFNSNYMNLKKYETIITSQTKNKIQSYNAYKSLMQHIIYSDKHNKKNIDILKENIKKEPIGIIGEMNGSSRINSIDKDMIESLGIKLELHNTEIGIFKHGMTPEGESLNMCKEILEQKFKNDNSFQLGYVPDCDGDRGNLVVIQKNGLANIIESQKIFALSVLAELSYQYYTGIKHNLAIVVNDATSLNIEKIANLFNTEVYRVEVGEANLTEMADLLRNKGLIVKILGEGSNGGNITYPSKVRDPLTTVFSIIKLLKIKQLYKIWCTLSHNEYNEHYTLDDILNTINFYSNVEVSSEKAMLKINVKNQEILKTNYEKLLEKELKYNNIFLQQLSIHNYDIINYDGIKQNKIRTGDSSGGLKVLLKNKKNDTIASLWMRGSKTEPIFRVLSEVISEHKDLLPLLLDFNKYLIQTANSLIES